AAAATCCTTTCATTTTCAATGATCATCATGCCTTGTCGGTCGTTGGCAATACCTTCTTTCAATTGATAGGTATACTTTGGAACAGACCCTTCCATCACTGTGGGCAGGTATCTAAACTGAATATTCTCGCAGCGTTCCCCCAATGCTTCACCTACTTCATTAATATGCGTGGAGATCACAAACAGGCAATTCGTATAACCGGAAAATGCCTGAGAAACGGCAAGGGTTGCATCATAGGCATCCTTGACATTGGTTCCCTTAAACAACTCATCAAAAAGGACCAAAAGATTTTTGCCGGCACTTACTTGCAGTGCCACATCTTTCACCCGAAGCACTTCGGCATAGAAATGACTATAACCCATATTCAGGTTATCTGGAATATTAATTGATGAATAGATTCCTTCGAATATGGAAAACTCAAAACTATCAGCAGCAATCGGAAAACCCAAATGCGCAATGTACATGCTTAAACCGATCGTTTTCATCCAGGTTGATTTGCCTGCCATGTTCGCTCCGGTTAAAAAAAGCACATTTTCATCCCGGCTTAATGAAATCGAATTAGAAATAGCTTTATCTAAAGCCGGATGCCTAAGCCCCTTGGCATTTAAACAGCTTGCAGAGGCAGGTAATGCTTTTGCATACCCCATACCCTTTGCCCTGGCTACACCCGAAACAGCAACATAAACATCAAGCTCATAAAGGGCTTTAAAAACAAACTTCAACTCTTCCTGCAAAGTACTAGTAAGCAGGAAATGATAGCGGTTTATCCTAAAGAATGGGATGCTGTTGTTATCCCCATCACTATTCCCTTTCATGAGACTGTTTTCTTTTAACAGATTGACCAACCGTTGATCTTTGAAGACCTGCTTTAACTTCCCGATCTCAGATTTATAAGGATGATTCACTGCGTCATTTAGTTGCAGTAGATATTGGGACAAATCCTCAAGCAGATCAATGGTGGTTTTTACTCCATTTATTAACCGCTCGTATTCTTCCGAATGAACGGCGATATCGAGTGATTTAAATTTTAGTAAACGAATAGTGGATCGTAGAAAACTATCATCATGACCTTCGTTCAGGTATTTTTCCGACATGTCCACCATTTCTTTACTAAAAGGGAACTTCAGATTTTGTTGTTGAAAATACTGAAAAATCGCACTACGCTTGTTGATCTTGCCAGGATCTGACAATGGAGTATTAAATATAGTCTCCAAAAGCTTCTCTCCACCTAAAGTCTTAACCTGATTGTACAGGCTAAGCATCGAGTTGGGATTATCTTTCCTTATCAGGTTTAGGTCTTCCAGACTCTGTTTATCAACTATAAAACTCATATCTTCACTTCTTCTCTTTTCTTATTCAATATATCCTAAATCCCTTCATTGCTTACAATGATCATCCCATAACGATCAGCCGTAATCCCCTATTCCAATCGGCAGTAGAATAGCAAAAGCCGCACTGAAGCGCGACTTTTGCCACTTAAATATAAATATCTAATTGATAAATAGCATGGAGGCAAATCTGGATTTCATCCCTACCTACTTAAAGCAAATATGCCTTTGTCGACACTCCCTTTTCCCTAAATGCCATTAAACATAATATCATTATTTGTTTCTGCGTCTTATTAACAAAACAGATCCAAAACTCAATAATGCTCCGGGTAATAGGTAAATCCAAATCAATTTCACTATGGAAAGTCCATTATCCGTTAAGTTAAGCTTGGTATCCTTACTTCCTGGTATCGAGGTATCAATCGGGTATTCTCCTTGGCTCAACCAACCAAACGTAGCCAGGGCAAAACCAAAGTTGTTGGTTATCGCTCCATCGAGCTTTCGAACATTTGATACTTCTGAATTGCTCATAAAATCCGCATCACTTGATACCATGATTCGTTGCTCTTTACCGTTTATTTTCCGAGAAAGTGCCAAGGCTGTAGGAAATGAACCTTTCTCATCGCCATCAGTAGCAACAAAGGCAACATCATTTTTTCCCTGTGGCTCATTTACTGAGTTGCCGATACTGGCAGTCAATTGAATATCTTTATCCAGTTCAGCTTTTTTAAGCCAGCCCTTTTTGATATTGGTTGTCAGCAATGGTTCAATTGTAAAAATTCCTTCTTTATACCTTAATCCGGTTGCCCCATTCATGATAACCTTAGCACTATCATATACGCTCTTGGCAATTGTGTTCGAAAATTTAATTGCGTTTTTAGTAAAATCGGCCAATATCAGTTCCGGTGCCAAATTAGTTCCCGGTTGCACAAGCAAACCATCTGTTAATTCCACGCCTAATGGCTTCAACACAGGGTTCAATACCTCCTGTTTACCCGGTTCACCGGCAATCAGCAGATTCCCTCCTCTATCAATATATTCACGGATATTTTCAAGAGCTTGGGAAGAAAAACTTACACGCGGGTCTGCAATTACAAGTACAGATATATAGGATGGTATCTTTTGGTTTGAAGAAACCGTTTCCACATCGAATCCCTGGTTGATAAGCGAATGCCTGAATGAACCTTTACTGGTTAAATATCCATATTCTTTATCCCCTTCGCGGTTATCAGAACTACGCTCCTGTTGACCTTGTAAAAAACCAACTTTTGGAAACTTATCTTCTCCCAGCCGTTTAAGAGCTGCCAACGTTTCTGTTTCAGATGGAAAAGTCTGCATGTCATCGTAAATCCTTAAAAAAGTACTTTTGCCATCGCATTTTATTTGCATCACATATCTATTCTCCTCAGATCTTAAATCAATGACTTTTCTTATTTCCTCAGGCGTTTTAAAATCGCTTAAGTTAACCTTATTTGCCCTGGCATTTTTTTCAGCAAATGCTTTAATTGTTGTGCCCTTGGGTTCATATTTAAACCGTGAGTATGCCCCAAAAGTGGTATCATAATAATATACGTAGTTCAGTTTAATATCAGGTTTGAATCTTATATAATTCTGCCACCTGCCAAGGTCTCTCATCCTTTCACTTGGGTGCCCCACTCCGAAATAAGCATCATTGAGGTTGATATAACTTGTCACCTCAACGGTCCCCTCCTTCATTTTTCCAATAATGGCTTGCCCATTGAGTGAAAGTGTATTCCTGTCATTCCGGGTAGTATCAAAATAACCTATTAAAGTTGGCCTTGATGATACATATGTCATTGTGATCACAATAACGAATGCACCTATGTATCTTCCTACTCTTACAACCACAGGCTTCGATTCTCTTGTTGCAAGCAACTTGAAATAACTAAAACATAAAAACAAGGAAATAATAAGCAGGAAATACAAAATATCATTCGTCATAACCATACCCCCGATCATACTTGCTGCACGTCCTGTAAAAGAAAGATAGTAAGTAAGCTCCCTGACAAAATCTAAATTCTGTCCTATTTTATCGATATATCCAAGCATTGCAAACACTACAAATGTGCCCGTAGCAGCAACAATCTGGTGAT
Above is a window of Solitalea lacus DNA encoding:
- a CDS encoding MutS-related protein, with protein sequence MSFIVDKQSLEDLNLIRKDNPNSMLSLYNQVKTLGGEKLLETIFNTPLSDPGKINKRSAIFQYFQQQNLKFPFSKEMVDMSEKYLNEGHDDSFLRSTIRLLKFKSLDIAVHSEEYERLINGVKTTIDLLEDLSQYLLQLNDAVNHPYKSEIGKLKQVFKDQRLVNLLKENSLMKGNSDGDNNSIPFFRINRYHFLLTSTLQEELKFVFKALYELDVYVAVSGVARAKGMGYAKALPASASCLNAKGLRHPALDKAISNSISLSRDENVLFLTGANMAGKSTWMKTIGLSMYIAHLGFPIAADSFEFSIFEGIYSSINIPDNLNMGYSHFYAEVLRVKDVALQVSAGKNLLVLFDELFKGTNVKDAYDATLAVSQAFSGYTNCLFVISTHINEVGEALGERCENIQFRYLPTVMEGSVPKYTYQLKEGIANDRQGMMIIENERILEIIEGREAS
- a CDS encoding Gldg family protein, encoding MKKIIRIARIELSTMFYSPIAWLILIIFVIQCGIRYAEIMEAYVSAQITNGSSTHSLTSGIFSFGRTAEGLFSYMAGKLYFYLPLLTMGLMSRETSSGTIKLLYSSPLKIRDIILGKFTAMAIFSFVLVFILACFGATAIATIPFADYGQILSGLLGIFLLLCAYSAIGLFMSCLTNHQIVAATGTFVVFAMLGYIDKIGQNLDFVRELTYYLSFTGRAASMIGGMVMTNDILYFLLIISLFLCFSYFKLLATRESKPVVVRVGRYIGAFVIVITMTYVSSRPTLIGYFDTTRNDRNTLSLNGQAIIGKMKEGTVEVTSYINLNDAYFGVGHPSERMRDLGRWQNYIRFKPDIKLNYVYYYDTTFGAYSRFKYEPKGTTIKAFAEKNARANKVNLSDFKTPEEIRKVIDLRSEENRYVMQIKCDGKSTFLRIYDDMQTFPSETETLAALKRLGEDKFPKVGFLQGQQERSSDNREGDKEYGYLTSKGSFRHSLINQGFDVETVSSNQKIPSYISVLVIADPRVSFSSQALENIREYIDRGGNLLIAGEPGKQEVLNPVLKPLGVELTDGLLVQPGTNLAPELILADFTKNAIKFSNTIAKSVYDSAKVIMNGATGLRYKEGIFTIEPLLTTNIKKGWLKKAELDKDIQLTASIGNSVNEPQGKNDVAFVATDGDEKGSFPTALALSRKINGKEQRIMVSSDADFMSNSEVSNVRKLDGAITNNFGFALATFGWLSQGEYPIDTSIPGSKDTKLNLTDNGLSIVKLIWIYLLPGALLSFGSVLLIRRRNK